The genomic stretch TCTTTGCTCTTGGCCAGCATGCTCAGAGCAGAGGTCTTTAACAACAGAGACCATCTGAGAGGAAAGAAAGCTGCACCGTTGCCCTCTGATCCAGAGGATGAGGGGACTCTGGACTCCTTCCCAGAGCCAGATCCCTGCGGATACTAAGGAAGTACGAAAGGCTCTTCAGAAAGCCCTGTTCTGAATTCCCAGGATGCTGGATGGATGGGGAATGAAGAAACATGTTTTTAAGTGTTTTCATGATAAGTTATGAGTTAAATTGCGTGGCTGACAAGAGCGAGGAGCAATAAGTGTTCTCCTTGCAGAGTGGGCCAGGGTTTGCCCAGAAGCCTAAGGAGGACAATGAAAATTATGAATGCTGTGAAGTCCTGCTGAAAACACTGAAACCGACACCCTCAGGGCATGGCTAACACAGCAAGGGTCCAGCAGGAAGGGGactcagcacagccccagccacaACCCAAATAAGGacagctgcttcaacaagccaCTTGAGAGAATTTCTCAGGGGACCTTACCATGATACTGGAAAAAGCATCTATTAAATACCAAATGGATCACTCCAGGTCTAGGGAAGAGGCAGTCCAACCAAATCcgaaagaaaaaatacacaatGTTCCCAGAGACACAGCAAACCCACCCAAATTGCTCTACAGCCACATGCTACCGAGATGGTGAGGTGCTGTGAGATGAAATTCATCTAATAGCAAAAAGTAGTCTAAAACCTCTCATCTTTTAAAGGTTTCTGATTTTGCAGTTAAAATAGGCTGCAAATTCTGCAGGGTTGGGACTGTCCTGTTTGCTTTTACAGTGTTTTGAATGTTGGGGCGAGTCTCAATGCCTCCAAGATTgcctaaattaaaaattaaacctACATTAAACTAATTACTTAACAATTATTTAGCAGTGAATAAAGAAGATTTTAcccaagaagaaaagaaaccatAGACTAAGCTGTGCAAGCCCTGGAAAGCACCAGGGATATTGATGCTTTGTAAAACACAGCCCTGACGAACATTTACCTGCAGAAATGAATGTGCTTTCCAAAGAGCCAAGTTGGCAAACCTGGCTTCATGTACTTTTAAACTGTAAAACTGCTGGTTTGTGAGATCTCATCTTCTTACCTGACATCATTGCCTCCATGGGCAAAGGATCCAAAGCAGGCTGTTAAGATCTGGAGGAAGTGGAAAAGTAGATGGACCTGAGAGGTGTCTTTCTCTTCCTTATCCTCTTCCACAGGCTCAACGGGGGGCCGGTTAGGATCTGCGAGTTCAGAGGCCATCTTCATTTCCACCCCACCTTCCTCCGCCTCAATCTCTGCCTCAGCCACTGCGTTGCAATAGCTGGAGTAGCTGTCGTAGCGGACTCGCTTCTTGGAGTAGGAAACGGTGTCTCCCACTAACTTCTCACTGTCTTCTGGAGTAGAAGTATCCGCTGCCTTAAAGGAGGAATGCACGGGCATGCCACAAATAGCAGCAGTGTAGCAAGTGTAGCTGTTGTTGCGCCGTAACAGTTTGTAGTTGTTTTCTGCGGTGGGCCTCTCATCGTTGGCCCTGTCCAGGTGGATTTTGTGGAGCAAGTCTTTGTATAAACCTGAGTCCTTGTGCACAGTGTGATACACGTGGCCATCGCTCCTCACGTGGCCATCGAAGCTGAAGGTGCCATTGGAAACAGGTGATTTCACTGAGGTGTGTGTCACTGAAAATGCCCTTCCTAAAAAGCAGAGATTTAGAGGTTTTATTTACATGAAACGCAATACAAAAGGCCCCTTCCACCAACACAAGACAATAATGTGGCCACCATCTGAGAATACAGGACAAAGAAGATCAATTTGCACTACATGCAGTGAATAAGCCGAGATTCAATTCACTACAAAATAAAGTCTCTCATCTTCTGTGCAAAAAGAGCTTTGTTCCAGTGTTGAGTCTCCCCAGACATGCTCCATGACCTGCAGCAAGTTACTTGGGATCAGCTATTCAAATGTGATACTTGATGGTTAAATcctcaggtttttttaaaaaataaatttccataAAATTCCTTTCTTATAAAGCAAGCTCTACTTTTTCTGAGGTTTTTACTACATTGAATAGGAATAATTAGGATTTCTGAAATGTGGTTTACTGCAATTTCATACTGGGACTTATATGTTTAAGAGACATTTCATTCATACTCATTTGTTTAGGAGACatttacacagcttttaaaaatcattaaaaaaaaccaaagcaaaaaagtTCATGTTCTGCAGAAGTATTTCCTTAGCTATTGCAACATTTTCTAGATACTAGTTGTATGAACAGGATGATGATTATTCCCACTGTATACATTTAATGTCAGCATACACTGTAGGACACATATCAAAATGTACCACAAGTAATATTTCTGAACTTTTTCATTTCCTGACTTCCCGGACTTTCACTGTGCAACATTCGGAATTGAGTTTAGCTATTTTTAAACTGGAAGCACACACTCTAAGGGCTCCACATCATGACTTATTTGATTTTCTAAGAATCAGTTGAATATATTAGGCATTTATTAACCAAATTACAGGGCTTTGTAGATGTTAGCAAAGTGATATCAAAGTCAGCAGACCGCTAAGTGGAGGGGGGTAATCCCACCACGTGGCAGAACAGAAAGAGCTTTATGCACACAAGTCTACTTCTCACAAATATATATTCAGAAAACAATGTGTGAGATTTTTCTAGTGGACACGCTCCAAATGGTCGTACATTTGTCAACTAAAGTTCAAATCTTTTCATCTCCTGTTGTAGTATGCTAATTGTCTTTATGTTGAATTTAACCTTCATACATCAGCAATCTGTGTGTTCTGTATTTTTCCACTGCTTGAAAGGATGGAAACACCATTAAGAAAGAATACAAAGTAAAGCAACACAAAAAggcaagtaattttttttcagctgtttctaaaactgaaatacagccaaacaaaatgtaATTGATTTTACATCCTCTCCAGAAAATGTGACTTGTAAATGAGCATCTTTTCAAACAAGCACTGAAAAAGGATTAGAGATGGAAATTCCAAACCTTAATTTACTATTTACAGCAGAGACCTACTTGCAGTTAAGAAACCTCATTGAAACAGGCAGAAAAACCATCTAAGTTGTCTTAGCTCCTTACCATATGGTACACGTGGATGGTTTCCATTTGCAATAGTATCTGATGCCCCAGCAGCTTCTGTTACTGAGCCAGTAAGGGGAATCGTGCTTTCATCAGATGTTTTGGCACCAGGAAGCTCTTTAAAGACTGGTGTTTCTTCATCTTGAATTTTATCAAGACTTTCATCTGATATCCTTGACAGTGCAGCATCTTTCTTTAACCGGCCTAAGGAAATAACAGTACTGTAATGTTAAACCCAACCTATAGCACTTGCTACTTAAGTTTCCACTGTTTGCATCAGCAGCATAGTTTAACTTGGCTACAATAACCAAGCTTCATTTCATACACACACTATTTATTTCCAACACTTATCTTTACTAAGTTAATGTATGAAAATTCCACATCTTTGGTTCTCCCTATAAAATTCACCCAAGTAGATAACTGAAGTAAAACACTGAGCTGTGTAATGAAACCTGAAACTCTTGTCTGCATTTTAAACAATGCATTTGTTGAGAGTagcaaagcaaacaagcaaaagACTGTAAAGCCAAAAGCTGTGATCAACCCAACTTTCTGTAAAGTTAAAACGGTCACTTAAAGATGATCATTCTGACAGGctttttctctttaactttttcttaataaaatatAAACCAGACTATATTacaggttttattttcctgtttctgctAGACTCCAAAAGTGAGCACTGCAATGGCTTGCCTAACAAGGTCTTGAATTTCTACCACTGCAGATTTTCAGAGTAAATTACACAACTACATGAGGAATAATTTAGGCACATCCTGCCTATGGGTGGGGACTGGACTAGGTGACCTTTCAAGCCACTTCCACCACTGAAATGTaattttccatgattttataTCACTCACATATCATCAAATAACTACTTActttctatttttctcttcatcCAGGGACACACAAAAATCCAGACTAAGACAGCAAATACTAAGGACAGGCCAACTGATATTAGAGCAATGGCCCACATTGGCAGTATCAGTCCCAGTACTGTaaagacaaagaaataaaacccaagctAGCCATAAATTAACATGACTTAATTATTCCAAGCAGTGAAAGAGCAGTCTGTCACAGAAAAGCCAGTGTTCACAATATATTCAAAACCAACATGAAGGAGCTGATGACTTTTAACATATTATCAGTTACTGCAGGTTTTAAAGGTATGGTTGACATGGAAACAGTTGCAGGTTTAGTCTTCCAGTTTCCTGTTACCTCACTGTGACCTTATTTCCAAAAGAGCCAAGGGTAAAACCCCCACATCAGGGCTGCTAAAACAAGCTTGCAGTGCTTTCATACACGAATGCATGTTGAGCCATGCTGCCCATTAGGGTAAGTGTTTACCTGACCTTTGCTCTGGTCCATAAAGCCTGATGCTCAGCTTACCCTAAGCCCTTATTTGCTTACGATATTAGCTTAATGCAGCACTCCAAAGCTGAGGCTTCGTCCTGCAACGCACAGCGACGTCAACAACTCGTGCTTCTGTAATGACTCCCCCAGCAGAGATCCTTGCACTTGTTCAATGAAACAGTCCAACTCTCGATGAAGAAAAAGCGTGGACTCGATCTTTCAACCCACATATACATTGCCTATCTTGAAACCCACATGATTAATTCATCCTTGTGAGTAAAATGTTGCCAGAACAGAGGCCTTGGAAagtaaatatgtattttccCAGTACCAAAAATGGAGTCCCA from Aphelocoma coerulescens isolate FSJ_1873_10779 chromosome 4, UR_Acoe_1.0, whole genome shotgun sequence encodes the following:
- the SLC20A2 gene encoding sodium-dependent phosphate transporter 2 isoform X2; the encoded protein is MAMDEYLWMVIVGFIIAFILAFSVGANDVANSFGTAVGSGVVTLRQACILASVFETTGSVLLGAKVGETIRKGIIDVNLYNSTVSLLMAGEVSAMVGSAVWQLIASFLKLPISGTHCIVGATIGFSLVAIGTQGVQWMQLVKIVASWFISPLLSGLMSGILFVLIRFFILNKEDPVPNGLRALPVFYAATIAINVFSIMYTGAPVLGLILPMWAIALISVGLSLVFAVLVWIFVCPWMKRKIESRLKKDAALSRISDESLDKIQDEETPVFKELPGAKTSDESTIPLTGSVTEAAGASDTIANGNHPRVPYGRAFSVTHTSVKSPVSNGTFSFDGHVRSDGHVYHTVHKDSGLYKDLLHKIHLDRANDERPTAENNYKLLRRNNSYTCYTAAICGMPVHSSFKAADTSTPEDSEKLVGDTVSYSKKRVRYDSYSSYCNAVAEAEIEAEEGGVEMKMASELADPNRPPVEPVEEDKEEKDTSQVHLLFHFLQILTACFGSFAHGGNDVSNAIGPLVALWLIYEQGGVMQEASTPIWLLFYGGVGICVGLWVWGRRVIQTMGKDLTPITPSRLAPWWPWAGSAPRKPSTGASSATSSWRGL